In a genomic window of Anas acuta chromosome 9, bAnaAcu1.1, whole genome shotgun sequence:
- the LXN gene encoding latexin, translating into MSQGPSPALELPPSHSLPGRAAALAAAFIAWRRGTPGRGPALRALRHARRQDIDGVGHKYHLEFVLEDIFEKDSTVNCTAEVLYHLGNKNAAPDVQFTIEGELKNTDEADNLFYNRIKSLKNELVAENIPDSYGNVPPEMEPIRALAWAASGYVIWKNSNENTKYQLAQIKHVKQVKRSDEYLEFDYMILLHENVSQEIIPWQMTVLWHPQHGIEVTQNSRQPKHV; encoded by the exons atgtctCAGGGTCCGAGCCCGGCGTTGGAGCTGCCTCCCAGCCACAGCCTCcccggccgggcggcggcgctggCCGCGGCCTTCATCGCCTGGCGCCGCGGGACCCCCGGGCGCGGCCCGGCGCTGAGGGCCCTGAGGCACGCCCGCCGCCAG GATATTGATGGTGTCGGGCACAAATACCACCTGGAATTCGTGTTAGAAGACATCTTTGAGAAA GACAGTACTGTTAACTGCACTGCTGAGGTTCTTTATCATCTGGGCAACAAAAACGCTGCTCCAGATGTGCAATTTACAATTGAAGGCGAACTTAAGAACACAGATGAAGCGGATAACCTGTTCTACAATCGAATCAAGAGCCTGAAAAACGAGCTTGTGGCAGAGAACATACCAG ATAGCTACGGCAATGTGCCCCCAGAAATGGAGCCCATCAGAGCGCTAGCCTGGGCTGCCTCTGGCTATGTGATATGGAAGAACTCAAATGAAAATACTAAGTACCAACTTGCCCAAATAAAGCACGTGAAGCAAGTG aaaagaagTGATGAGTATCTTGAATTCGACTACATGATCCTACTTCATGAAAATGTGTCCCAG GAGATTATTCCCTGGCAAATGACAGTTCTTTGGCATCCGCAGCATGGCATTGAAGTAACACAGAACAGCCGTCAGCCAAAACATGTATAG